One genomic region from Halobacteriovoraceae bacterium encodes:
- the corA gene encoding magnesium/cobalt transporter CorA: protein MKVEKKSDKSGMVPGSLVYVGNQSPSTKVQIELIEYDEENSKRVSIDNILDCTSTLTNRSISWVNIDGVHDVELIRTVGDFFNIHPLITEDILNTTQRPKVEITDEYIFATLKMIVFDENEETFTKDQLSIILLENLVVTFQEFPGDVFNSIRERIHQNKGRIRKMGPDYLFYCLIDSVVDEYFKVIDRLEIELEQIEDKIEENKNTIQDIHWLKKELLYIRRVISPVRDFISALNRDEHPFISEKTSLYFRDVHDHCIQIYESVETIRDIVSGLIEMHLSSINNKMNSVMKYLTVFASIFIPLTFITGIYGMNFEYMPELKWQYGYFYLLGLLFFTGVTLLFIFKKKKWF from the coding sequence ATGAAAGTTGAAAAAAAATCTGATAAGTCAGGAATGGTCCCAGGGAGCCTTGTATACGTTGGAAATCAATCTCCAAGCACAAAAGTTCAAATTGAACTTATAGAATATGATGAAGAAAACTCAAAGAGAGTTTCAATTGACAATATTCTAGATTGCACAAGTACTTTAACAAATAGATCGATTTCTTGGGTCAATATAGATGGAGTACATGATGTAGAACTTATCAGAACAGTCGGAGATTTTTTCAATATTCATCCCTTAATTACTGAGGATATTTTAAATACTACTCAGAGACCAAAAGTTGAAATCACAGATGAGTATATTTTCGCCACGTTAAAAATGATTGTTTTCGATGAAAATGAAGAAACTTTCACAAAAGATCAACTGAGCATCATCCTACTAGAAAATTTAGTAGTCACATTTCAAGAATTTCCGGGAGATGTATTTAACAGTATTCGAGAAAGAATTCATCAGAACAAGGGCAGAATCCGCAAAATGGGCCCTGATTACTTATTTTACTGTCTGATTGATTCAGTCGTTGATGAGTATTTCAAAGTTATTGATAGATTAGAAATTGAATTAGAACAAATTGAAGATAAAATTGAAGAAAACAAAAATACTATTCAAGATATCCATTGGCTAAAAAAAGAACTTCTCTACATTCGTAGAGTGATTTCTCCGGTCAGAGATTTTATCTCCGCACTAAATCGTGATGAACACCCTTTTATCAGTGAAAAAACTTCGCTTTATTTTCGTGACGTACATGATCATTGTATACAAATTTATGAATCAGTTGAAACAATTCGCGACATTGTCTCTGGACTTATTGAAATGCATCTTTCCTCCATCAATAATAAAATGAATAGTGTCATGAAATACTTAACCGTTTTTGCTTCAATCTTTATTCCACTTACCTTCATCACTGGAATATACGGGATGAATTTTGAATATATGCCTGAACTTAAGTGGCAATATGGTTATTTTTATCTCTTGGGTCTTTTATTTTTCACAGGAGTAACACTTCTTTTTATCTTTAAAAAGAAGAAATGGTTTTAG
- a CDS encoding mechanosensitive ion channel, translating to METENNLTLMLFDFLKLDKVMTFVFLIGCILILVKIVTTWSEKLQHKFTGKRLVILQVTTVFSFVTYLFGVLGIFYYVFRPSKELLVTVGGSAAVAFGFALKDLVGSMIAGFILLFDRPFQVGDRVSFGDKYGEIKSIGLRSVRLVTLDDNLVTIPNSKFLTDIVSSGNSGALDMMVVISFYFSIYQNLEEVRKILHEVVITSRFAYLEKPVSIVFEEAAVFNNFVIKANVKAYVIDVKYETSFLSDVTSRGNKVLNEKKILRPDYEFVDVLPET from the coding sequence ATGGAAACTGAAAATAACTTAACCCTAATGCTTTTTGATTTTTTAAAATTAGATAAAGTGATGACTTTTGTTTTTCTAATTGGTTGTATACTTATTCTTGTTAAAATTGTAACTACATGGTCTGAAAAACTTCAACATAAATTCACTGGTAAAAGACTTGTTATTTTGCAAGTGACGACAGTATTTTCATTTGTCACCTATCTTTTTGGTGTTCTCGGTATTTTCTATTATGTTTTTCGTCCATCTAAAGAACTCTTAGTGACCGTTGGTGGTTCTGCAGCTGTTGCCTTTGGTTTTGCATTAAAGGATTTAGTTGGATCCATGATCGCAGGATTTATTCTCCTATTTGACCGTCCTTTTCAAGTCGGAGATAGGGTCAGCTTCGGCGATAAGTATGGTGAAATCAAAAGTATTGGTCTCAGATCTGTTCGACTTGTGACTTTAGATGATAATCTTGTTACAATTCCCAATTCAAAATTTTTAACAGATATTGTATCAAGCGGTAATAGTGGTGCTTTAGATATGATGGTTGTTATTTCATTTTACTTTTCAATTTATCAAAATCTTGAAGAAGTTCGAAAAATATTACATGAAGTCGTAATCACAAGCCGATTTGCGTATTTGGAAAAACCTGTATCTATTGTTTTTGAAGAGGCCGCTGTGTTTAATAATTTTGTCATCAAGGCAAATGTTAAGGCATACGTCATAGATGTAAAATATGAGACATCATTTCTTTCAGATGTGACCAGTAGGGGAAATAAAGTTTTAAATGAGAAAAAGATTCTCCGGCCAGATTATGAATTTGTTGATGTCCTTCCTGAGACTTAG
- a CDS encoding N-formylglutamate amidohydrolase: protein MKSKVIISCEHGGAEIPKFLNSSVKIPKNVLESHRGLDKGALDIAKKLGKKIRSTPILNKMTRLVIDFNRSLHNYNVFSKFSKNLDNILKEKLIELHSKHRAKIFKQISKNTIHLSVHSFTPKMNGVMRNCEFSILFDPKRADERHLALEIKKKLSKLGIKCRFNYPYLGKSDGVTTHFRKIFLEGYLGLELEFNQRIVNHKNKVETILDVVCESSNEFKF, encoded by the coding sequence ATGAAATCTAAGGTTATTATTAGCTGTGAGCATGGGGGAGCAGAAATCCCCAAGTTTTTAAATTCATCTGTAAAGATTCCCAAAAACGTTTTAGAAAGTCATCGTGGGCTAGATAAAGGTGCACTTGATATTGCAAAAAAATTGGGCAAAAAAATTCGATCAACGCCGATTTTAAATAAAATGACTCGACTAGTGATTGATTTTAATCGGTCACTACATAATTATAATGTTTTTAGCAAATTTTCTAAAAATCTTGATAATATATTGAAAGAAAAGTTAATTGAATTACATTCAAAACATAGAGCTAAGATTTTCAAACAAATTTCAAAAAATACCATTCATCTATCAGTTCATTCATTTACACCTAAGATGAATGGAGTGATGAGAAACTGTGAATTCTCTATTCTTTTTGATCCAAAGAGAGCGGATGAGAGACATTTGGCCCTTGAAATAAAAAAGAAATTATCTAAATTAGGTATAAAGTGTAGATTTAACTACCCTTACTTGGGAAAATCTGATGGGGTAACAACTCATTTTCGAAAAATATTCTTAGAAGGCTATCTCGGACTAGAGCTTGAGTTTAATCAAAGAATTGTTAACCATAAAAATAAGGTTGAGACGATACTAGATGTTGTATGTGAATCTTCAAATGAATTTAAATTTTAG
- a CDS encoding glutamate--cysteine ligase, translating into MSDHFELFSVYGIEAEYMIVDKDSLKVRAIADEILKELNHGEICNEVDLGKVSWSNELVNHVLEIKCTEPESSLKDLDIVFHRSVKEVQKLLDKWNSTLMPTAMNPWFDPFKETVLWPHGQQEIYNLYNQIFDCKGHGWSNLQSIHINLPYKNEVEFIKLHSAIRLILPLIPYFAASSPFYENKKQRYADNRLAFYEKNQAKVPSIIGNIIPENVKSFNDYENILKGIYQDIDQYDPTKTLQNPWLNSRAAIPKFDVGAIEIRLMDIQESPYMDYVIINLIVEMVKFICEKGNNFKNEKNFSDRYLREVYDQSKEFSPTCNLDNYFNLLEINSEEKTFEELRKKIIEKFSSDMDKRYARGLNILKESGSLAQRLVKNNLSTQMYKDLILCLNENIPYEI; encoded by the coding sequence ATGTCTGATCATTTTGAATTATTTTCAGTTTATGGCATAGAAGCAGAGTACATGATCGTTGATAAAGACTCCCTAAAAGTGAGAGCGATCGCTGATGAAATCTTAAAAGAATTAAACCATGGAGAGATTTGCAATGAGGTTGATCTAGGCAAAGTGAGTTGGTCGAATGAATTAGTAAATCATGTGCTAGAAATAAAATGTACAGAACCTGAGTCATCTTTAAAAGATTTAGATATTGTTTTCCATAGGTCAGTGAAAGAAGTCCAAAAATTGTTAGATAAATGGAATTCTACTCTTATGCCCACGGCCATGAATCCATGGTTTGATCCTTTCAAAGAAACTGTTTTATGGCCTCATGGACAGCAAGAGATTTACAATCTTTATAATCAAATTTTTGACTGCAAAGGACATGGATGGTCAAATCTACAGTCTATACATATAAATCTTCCTTATAAAAATGAAGTAGAATTTATTAAATTGCATTCAGCTATCAGGTTAATTCTTCCACTCATCCCGTATTTTGCGGCCAGTTCACCATTTTATGAAAACAAGAAACAAAGGTATGCTGATAATAGATTGGCCTTCTATGAGAAAAATCAGGCCAAGGTTCCTTCAATCATTGGTAATATTATTCCAGAAAATGTTAAGTCATTTAATGATTATGAGAATATTTTGAAAGGAATTTATCAAGATATAGATCAGTATGATCCTACAAAAACACTTCAAAATCCTTGGCTCAATTCCAGGGCCGCAATACCCAAATTTGATGTCGGAGCTATTGAGATACGTTTAATGGACATTCAAGAATCCCCTTATATGGATTATGTCATTATTAATCTTATTGTTGAAATGGTTAAGTTTATCTGTGAAAAAGGTAACAATTTTAAAAATGAAAAAAATTTCTCTGATAGATATTTAAGAGAAGTATATGACCAGTCAAAAGAATTTTCTCCTACATGCAATCTTGATAATTATTTTAATTTGCTTGAAATAAACTCAGAAGAAAAAACATTTGAAGAACTTAGAAAAAAAATTATTGAGAAATTTTCAAGCGATATGGATAAAAGATATGCTCGAGGATTGAACATTTTAAAAGAAAGTGGATCTTTAGCGCAAAGGTTAGTGAAAAATAATCTATCAACCCAAATGTATAAAGATTTAATTCTTTGTCTAAATGAAAATATACCCTATGAAATCTAA
- a CDS encoding AAA family ATPase — MIFLRKNRFIEFCIITSTIFFFSTSSYSSTCRNSEIQKKYEIVSDNFLKESEKIHKLLVGEKVENYTIQSIFGIDFDVKKTDEYIQKQISIIQDQEGVFLENKTLSECLVQLGKNEQNKKLKELTVNLINQKIELLKRNQTLNDTLRESHITESTLPEIREKIDRDSAQARIVKENLEDSLIKKQSETFKEKSTKKREVLEYENTLTKIKIELLNLKIEINSGLEIKINQFEKSTSEIREIAKQIEDKDTKALIQNFEEIEKIWLSLASEDYFNLFSANISLKLPQIPESLNQDKFKDDISDSIKLRDEIILLRKEIIKNYSDKINQELRLLNHLVASSNSIRENIFRKLGSSFFFKSLLKFQSYKMIKNEVSSAPYRAVSFIYSKYLAFREQLSLGKEGILTLMTKLFSLIILAISFFSLRYLFNKTNENVDKIFKYLFERKIRSFIIRKLFIIWNKIKDSTVPILWLIVLAIYQKYRPDNGLSLIIRALEVYLVSIILKSMLTIFLGTISRLDIANFSKFKIKANETSNKFKNIFLFYFFTMIIIEATIGKVYLYTILNYFVLIYSLFLFFNETSHWENEFRKYSEKMFSGIIVEKYFRFLDLCPSKLRASFLFVFIILLIFFDIIIGLTENFEISKKISANLFKKQIEKIEAEDGADDKIPSSYKEQFSFKSISSEDEYVTNGQGLEEKIILEIDEWLDDRSDEHSLVVYGDKGIGKTTLLKKVGSTLEKSDRLNVKYTKMPAKTVSLEAMNSFLYSIFFNEATTQSLHLYEFDQKLEKNTVVIIDECQNLFLSHTGGFEAYYLLINLINLNTEKIFWIMSFNKYSWLYLDRAFGRNQFFRNVFELQGWSDSAIKDLIMKRHVKTGVKLSFDLLISATRSQDEIDKYSSIESKFFKLLWELSRGNPRAALYLWMSALSRKSKNVFNVYIPKESGLDGIEKMPDELMFVIAHVLKHENLSSSEIEMTTNLQKGLVRNAIKLALEKKFFFKDERGRYMVDISTQYGLTKYLRVKNFIYGN, encoded by the coding sequence ATGATATTTTTGAGAAAAAATAGATTTATTGAATTTTGCATAATTACTTCGACTATTTTCTTTTTTTCTACCAGTTCCTATTCAAGCACATGTAGGAATTCAGAAATTCAAAAAAAATACGAAATTGTCTCAGATAATTTTTTGAAAGAATCAGAAAAAATCCATAAATTATTAGTTGGTGAAAAAGTAGAAAATTATACGATTCAATCCATATTTGGAATTGATTTTGATGTAAAAAAAACGGATGAATACATTCAAAAACAAATTAGTATAATTCAAGACCAAGAGGGAGTTTTTTTAGAAAACAAAACTCTATCCGAGTGCTTAGTTCAATTAGGTAAAAATGAGCAAAATAAAAAGCTCAAAGAATTGACAGTAAACTTAATCAATCAGAAGATTGAGCTTTTAAAAAGAAATCAAACTCTTAACGATACTTTACGTGAATCTCATATTACTGAAAGTACATTACCTGAAATTAGAGAGAAAATAGACAGAGATTCAGCTCAAGCTCGAATTGTAAAAGAAAACCTAGAAGATTCCCTAATCAAAAAACAAAGTGAAACTTTTAAAGAAAAAAGTACTAAAAAAAGAGAAGTTCTAGAATATGAAAATACTTTAACAAAAATTAAAATCGAATTACTTAATTTAAAAATTGAAATAAACTCAGGCCTTGAAATCAAAATCAATCAATTTGAAAAATCAACCTCTGAGATTAGAGAGATAGCAAAACAAATTGAAGATAAAGATACTAAAGCATTAATTCAAAATTTTGAAGAAATTGAGAAAATCTGGCTTTCATTGGCCAGTGAAGATTACTTTAATCTTTTTAGCGCAAATATCTCTTTAAAACTACCTCAAATCCCTGAAAGTCTCAATCAAGACAAATTTAAAGACGACATCTCTGATTCTATCAAACTCAGAGATGAAATCATTCTTTTAAGAAAAGAAATTATAAAAAATTATTCAGATAAAATAAACCAAGAACTACGACTTCTCAATCACCTTGTTGCAAGTAGTAATTCAATTAGAGAAAATATTTTCAGAAAGTTAGGGAGTTCTTTTTTCTTCAAATCACTTTTAAAATTTCAATCTTATAAAATGATAAAAAATGAAGTGAGCTCTGCTCCCTATAGAGCTGTTAGTTTTATTTATTCAAAATATCTCGCTTTTAGAGAACAACTTTCTTTAGGAAAGGAAGGTATTTTGACTTTGATGACTAAATTATTTTCACTCATAATATTAGCAATTTCTTTTTTTTCATTAAGATATTTATTTAATAAAACGAATGAAAACGTAGATAAAATTTTTAAATATTTATTTGAAAGGAAAATTCGTTCATTCATTATAAGGAAGCTTTTCATTATTTGGAATAAAATAAAAGACAGTACTGTGCCTATTTTATGGTTAATAGTATTGGCCATCTATCAAAAATATCGTCCAGACAATGGTCTTAGTTTAATAATAAGGGCCTTGGAAGTATACTTGGTTTCTATAATATTAAAATCAATGTTAACAATATTTTTAGGGACAATTTCAAGGTTAGATATTGCAAATTTCTCAAAATTTAAAATAAAGGCCAATGAGACATCGAATAAGTTTAAAAATATTTTTCTTTTCTATTTTTTTACCATGATTATTATTGAGGCCACTATTGGTAAGGTTTACCTTTATACAATACTAAATTACTTTGTACTCATCTACTCCCTATTTCTTTTCTTTAACGAAACCTCTCATTGGGAAAATGAGTTTAGAAAATACTCAGAAAAAATGTTCTCAGGGATAATTGTAGAAAAATATTTTAGATTTTTAGATTTATGTCCTTCAAAGTTGAGGGCATCTTTTTTATTTGTATTTATTATTTTACTTATTTTTTTCGATATTATTATTGGGCTTACTGAGAATTTTGAAATTTCAAAAAAAATATCGGCCAATCTCTTTAAAAAACAAATTGAAAAAATTGAAGCTGAAGATGGTGCTGATGATAAAATACCATCGAGTTATAAAGAACAATTTTCCTTTAAATCAATATCATCAGAAGATGAGTATGTTACAAATGGACAAGGTCTTGAAGAAAAAATTATTTTAGAAATTGATGAATGGTTAGATGATAGGTCTGATGAACATTCATTAGTGGTTTATGGGGACAAGGGAATTGGTAAAACGACTTTACTAAAAAAAGTTGGATCTACTCTGGAAAAGAGTGATAGATTAAATGTTAAATATACAAAAATGCCTGCTAAAACAGTTTCACTAGAAGCAATGAACAGTTTTTTATATTCAATATTTTTTAATGAGGCAACTACTCAAAGTTTGCATCTCTATGAATTTGACCAAAAACTTGAAAAAAATACAGTCGTGATTATAGACGAATGCCAGAATCTATTTTTATCACATACTGGAGGATTTGAGGCCTATTATTTATTGATAAATCTTATAAATCTTAATACTGAAAAAATATTTTGGATAATGTCATTTAATAAATATAGCTGGCTATATTTAGATCGGGCATTTGGTAGAAATCAATTTTTCAGAAATGTTTTTGAATTACAAGGATGGAGTGATTCAGCAATAAAAGATTTAATAATGAAACGGCATGTAAAAACAGGCGTAAAACTTTCTTTTGACTTGTTAATTAGTGCAACCAGATCACAAGATGAGATAGATAAGTATTCCTCAATCGAATCGAAATTTTTTAAATTACTTTGGGAATTATCTAGGGGAAATCCAAGGGCAGCGCTCTATTTGTGGATGTCGGCGCTTTCAAGAAAAAGTAAAAACGTATTTAATGTTTATATCCCAAAAGAATCAGGGCTTGATGGTATTGAGAAAATGCCTGATGAATTAATGTTTGTCATCGCACATGTTTTAAAACACGAGAACCTTTCGTCTTCTGAAATTGAGATGACAACGAACCTTCAAAAGGGTCTTGTTCGTAACGCCATAAAACTTGCTCTTGAGAAGAAGTTCTTTTTTAAGGATGAACGCGGACGCTACATGGTAGATATTTCTACACAATATGGACTTACTAAATACTTAAGAGTGAAAAATTTTATTTATGGAAACTGA
- a CDS encoding C39 family peptidase: protein MKNQPDYTTCGPTSLHAVYSFYNDKIGLEQIVDDINQFDQGGGTLAVILGKHAIKRGYHATMFCFNIKVFDPSWFEKGNDFIRKCINKSIDTGKMSEKRLFTLKEYEEYLRFGGDLKFRDLSQELLKSVLDTKVPILTGLSSTWLYRDKREDPIKNEYDDILGSPAGHFVIIDGYENNGQFSICDPYQKNPINSTNHYLINGDRLINSILLGISSYDGNLLIIEKKK from the coding sequence CCTGATTATACGACTTGTGGCCCTACAAGTTTGCATGCAGTTTATTCTTTCTATAATGATAAAATAGGCCTGGAGCAAATTGTTGATGATATTAATCAATTTGATCAAGGAGGCGGAACACTTGCCGTAATATTAGGTAAGCATGCGATCAAAAGAGGTTATCATGCTACAATGTTTTGTTTTAATATAAAAGTTTTTGATCCTTCTTGGTTTGAAAAAGGAAACGATTTTATTCGGAAGTGTATCAATAAGAGCATTGATACAGGAAAAATGTCAGAAAAAAGACTTTTTACACTTAAGGAGTATGAGGAGTACTTAAGATTTGGGGGAGATTTAAAGTTTAGAGATCTTTCTCAAGAATTATTAAAATCTGTTCTAGATACTAAAGTACCAATTTTAACAGGGTTAAGTTCTACTTGGCTCTATAGAGATAAAAGAGAGGACCCAATAAAAAATGAATATGACGACATCTTGGGATCACCTGCTGGGCATTTTGTTATCATTGATGGATATGAAAACAACGGGCAGTTTTCCATATGTGATCCCTATCAAAAGAATCCAATAAATTCTACGAATCATTACTTAATTAACGGAGATAGGTTGATAAACTCTATATTATTGGGAATATCTTCCTATGATGGAAATCTACTTATAATTGAGAAAAAGAAATGA
- a CDS encoding RimK family protein, producing the protein MNKNIIIVNDSLVEKFKKSGALVRSPMDYILGEFERDKKYHIFNLSSNMGYQEKGYYVSLLAEARKDKIFPSARCIQDLNDKRINKVLSEDINTLTQANLRNIKSDKFELSIYFGKNITSSYNKLSWELFRLVQAPLFRVFFEKKNSWEIKKISLLRPSEISEYHLDFLIESSKNYFEEGKFSRSSNSKYKYDLAILYDENEVYPPSDKKAIKNFVNAFQKNGIKTYLIQNSEKPDINNYDALFIRETTNVTHHTYRLSRSAEIERLVVIDDPDSIVRCTNKIYLEQLLERLKIKRPRTIILDPKKYAKGHWEIKFPCVIKKPDSAFSQGVHKASTVEELDNIAKELFKKTELLLIQEYVPTDFDWRVGILNGEILYVCKYFMAKGHWQIINNKDGKFDEGGFECIDPISAPEKVIKIALKVASEIGIGLYGVDLKQKGEDIYFIEINDNPSIEAGVEDKLLGDELYDRVAKFFLRECNRKRGIHV; encoded by the coding sequence ATGAATAAAAACATTATTATAGTGAACGATTCACTTGTAGAAAAATTCAAAAAATCAGGAGCTCTTGTTAGAAGTCCTATGGATTATATTCTGGGAGAATTTGAAAGAGATAAGAAATACCATATATTTAATCTCTCTTCGAATATGGGCTATCAAGAGAAAGGTTATTATGTATCCTTACTTGCGGAGGCCAGAAAAGATAAAATATTTCCTTCGGCCAGATGTATTCAAGATTTGAATGACAAACGTATAAATAAAGTTTTATCTGAAGATATTAATACACTCACTCAGGCAAATCTAAGAAATATAAAATCAGACAAATTTGAATTAAGTATATATTTTGGAAAAAATATCACCTCTTCTTATAACAAACTATCTTGGGAGTTATTTCGATTAGTCCAGGCCCCATTATTTAGAGTGTTTTTTGAAAAAAAGAATTCCTGGGAAATAAAGAAGATTTCACTACTTAGGCCTTCAGAAATTAGTGAATACCATTTGGATTTTTTAATTGAATCATCCAAAAATTATTTTGAAGAAGGGAAGTTTAGCAGATCCAGCAATAGTAAATACAAATATGATCTCGCAATTCTGTATGATGAAAACGAGGTCTATCCCCCAAGTGACAAGAAAGCAATTAAAAACTTTGTTAATGCATTTCAGAAAAATGGGATTAAAACATATTTAATCCAAAATAGTGAAAAACCAGATATCAATAATTATGATGCACTATTTATTCGTGAAACTACAAATGTAACTCATCATACATATAGACTCTCAAGAAGTGCAGAAATTGAAAGATTAGTTGTTATAGATGATCCTGACTCAATTGTTCGTTGTACAAATAAAATTTACCTTGAACAATTACTAGAAAGATTAAAAATTAAACGCCCTAGAACAATCATATTAGATCCTAAGAAGTATGCAAAAGGACATTGGGAAATTAAATTTCCATGCGTTATTAAAAAACCAGATTCAGCGTTTTCTCAAGGAGTTCACAAAGCAAGTACAGTTGAAGAACTCGATAACATCGCAAAAGAGCTTTTTAAAAAAACTGAACTACTACTTATCCAGGAATACGTACCTACAGACTTCGATTGGAGGGTTGGAATTTTAAATGGTGAAATCTTGTACGTATGTAAATACTTTATGGCCAAGGGACATTGGCAAATTATCAACAATAAGGATGGAAAGTTTGATGAGGGGGGATTTGAATGTATTGATCCTATCAGTGCACCTGAAAAAGTCATCAAAATTGCTCTTAAAGTTGCAAGTGAAATTGGAATTGGACTTTACGGTGTAGATCTAAAGCAAAAAGGTGAAGATATTTATTTTATAGAGATCAATGATAACCCAAGTATAGAGGCCGGTGTCGAAGACAAACTTTTGGGGGACGAACTTTATGATAGGGTTGCAAAATTCTTTTTGAGAGAATGTAATAGAAAAAGAGGAATTCATGTCTGA